The following proteins are co-located in the Streptosporangium brasiliense genome:
- a CDS encoding proline iminopeptidase-family hydrolase gives MAIPEPTTQALAPFKDWRTWYRVTGDLNADKTPLVVLHGGPGAAHDYTLRMARLAEQGRAVVHYDQLGVGLSTHLPERGADFWTVELFLDELDNLLAHLGIDGRYHLIGQSWGGMLAAEHAVLRPRGLRGLVIADSPASMKLWREECDRLRAELPPEVERTLREHEAAGTTDSGEYRAAEKVFNARHVCMIVPNPPEVLASDAKTAEDPTVYHTMNGPTEFHVVGTLQDWSVVDRLHQVTAPTLLVSGRHDEATPRTVQPFADHIPDVRWQIFEHSSHMPHIEEEELFLQVVGSFLDSTD, from the coding sequence GTGGCGATCCCCGAACCGACCACCCAGGCTCTCGCCCCCTTCAAGGACTGGCGTACCTGGTACCGCGTGACGGGCGACCTGAACGCGGACAAGACCCCCCTCGTCGTGCTGCACGGCGGCCCCGGCGCGGCCCACGACTACACGCTGCGCATGGCGCGGCTGGCCGAACAGGGCCGGGCCGTCGTCCACTACGACCAGCTCGGCGTGGGGCTCTCCACCCACCTGCCCGAGCGCGGCGCCGACTTCTGGACCGTCGAACTCTTCCTCGACGAGCTGGACAACCTGCTCGCCCACCTGGGCATCGACGGCCGCTACCACCTGATCGGCCAGTCGTGGGGCGGCATGCTCGCCGCCGAGCACGCCGTACTGCGGCCCCGCGGACTCAGGGGCCTGGTCATCGCCGACTCGCCCGCCTCGATGAAGCTCTGGCGCGAGGAGTGCGACCGGCTGCGCGCCGAGCTGCCGCCCGAGGTCGAGCGGACGCTCCGCGAGCACGAGGCCGCCGGCACGACCGACAGCGGCGAATACCGGGCGGCGGAGAAGGTGTTCAACGCCCGCCACGTCTGCATGATCGTGCCGAACCCGCCGGAGGTCCTGGCCAGCGACGCCAAGACCGCCGAGGACCCGACCGTGTACCACACGATGAACGGGCCGACCGAGTTCCACGTCGTCGGCACCCTGCAGGACTGGTCGGTCGTCGACCGGCTGCACCAGGTGACAGCGCCGACCCTGCTCGTCTCCGGGCGCCACGACGAGGCCACCCCTCGCACCGTGCAGCCCTTCGCGGACCACATCCCCGACGTCCGATGGCAGATCTTCGAGCACTCCAGCCACATGCCGCACATCGAGGAAGAGGAGCTCTTCCTGCAGGTGGTCGGCTCCTTCCTCGACTCCACGGACTAG
- a CDS encoding ABC transporter substrate-binding protein, whose translation MKRNIPIAAGAALLALSVAACSGGSPQTGPTGPAGPAGTSQAAGAGFQEQHKGGTLRLQAKAGDGTLDPHINYSNGNWQVFQAMYDGLLAFKKVGGEASYDLVPDLAEAMPEVSADGRSYTFTLRKGVKFAGGAEVTVDDVVASFQRIYKVSGPTSGTFYAGIVGAAACVKKPDECTLDKGVVADRAKNTVTVNLVEPDSEFPLKLALPHAVVLPKDTPDKDQGTKPIGGTGPYTAVSYDPNKELKLVRNPDFTEWSREAQPQGYPDEIVYSYGLTAEAAVTAVQNGQADWVFDPLPADRLGEIGANYASQAHVNQLSAFWYLPLNTNLAPFDRPEARQALNWAIDRQAVVKMFGGANVAQPACTLLPPGIPGHADFCDFPEPDLAKAKDLVQRSGTAGQEVSVVVADDEVSKQIGEYVRSTLEQIGYRAKLKVISTNIHFTYIQNDKNKVQVSVSQWYADYPAASDFLHVLLSCASFRPGSDSSINISGYCDKDVDARMAEAMTLDRTDKDAANAKWGEIDRDLTKASPIIPLFTPKQVDFVSSRVGNYQFHKQFFMLISQLWVK comes from the coding sequence ATGAAGCGCAACATCCCGATCGCGGCGGGCGCGGCCCTGCTCGCCCTGTCCGTCGCGGCCTGTTCCGGCGGCTCCCCCCAGACCGGGCCGACCGGGCCGGCCGGGCCGGCCGGAACCTCCCAGGCGGCCGGCGCGGGATTCCAGGAGCAGCACAAGGGCGGCACGCTCCGCCTGCAGGCCAAGGCCGGCGACGGCACGCTCGACCCGCACATCAACTACAGCAACGGCAACTGGCAGGTCTTCCAGGCCATGTACGACGGCCTGCTGGCCTTCAAGAAGGTCGGCGGCGAGGCGTCCTACGACCTGGTCCCCGACCTGGCCGAGGCCATGCCCGAGGTCAGCGCGGACGGCAGGTCCTACACCTTCACCCTCCGCAAGGGCGTGAAGTTCGCCGGCGGCGCCGAGGTCACCGTCGACGACGTGGTGGCCTCCTTCCAGCGGATCTACAAGGTCTCCGGGCCCACCTCCGGCACCTTCTACGCCGGGATCGTCGGCGCCGCCGCCTGCGTCAAGAAGCCCGACGAGTGCACGCTCGACAAGGGCGTGGTCGCCGACAGGGCCAAGAACACGGTGACGGTCAACCTGGTCGAGCCGGACTCGGAGTTCCCGCTCAAGCTCGCCCTGCCGCACGCGGTCGTGCTGCCCAAGGACACCCCGGACAAGGACCAGGGCACCAAGCCGATCGGCGGCACCGGCCCCTACACGGCGGTCTCCTACGACCCCAACAAGGAGCTCAAGCTCGTCCGCAACCCCGACTTCACCGAGTGGTCGCGCGAGGCGCAGCCGCAGGGCTACCCGGACGAGATCGTCTACTCCTACGGCCTCACCGCGGAGGCCGCGGTCACCGCGGTCCAGAACGGCCAGGCCGACTGGGTCTTCGACCCGCTGCCCGCCGACCGGCTCGGCGAGATCGGCGCCAACTACGCCTCCCAGGCGCACGTGAACCAGCTGTCGGCCTTCTGGTACCTGCCGCTCAACACCAACCTGGCGCCGTTCGACAGGCCCGAGGCCCGTCAGGCGCTCAACTGGGCGATCGACCGCCAGGCCGTGGTGAAGATGTTCGGCGGGGCCAACGTGGCCCAGCCCGCCTGCACGCTCCTGCCGCCCGGCATCCCCGGCCACGCCGACTTCTGCGACTTCCCCGAGCCGGACCTGGCCAAGGCCAAGGACCTCGTCCAGCGGTCGGGGACCGCGGGCCAGGAGGTCTCCGTGGTCGTCGCCGACGACGAGGTGAGCAAGCAGATCGGCGAGTACGTCCGCAGCACCCTGGAGCAGATCGGCTACCGGGCCAAGCTCAAGGTCATCTCGACGAACATCCACTTCACCTACATCCAGAACGACAAGAACAAGGTCCAGGTCAGCGTCTCCCAGTGGTACGCCGACTACCCCGCCGCCTCGGACTTCCTGCACGTGCTGCTGTCCTGCGCGTCCTTCCGGCCCGGCAGCGACTCCAGCATCAACATCTCCGGCTACTGCGACAAGGACGTCGACGCCCGGATGGCCGAGGCCATGACGCTGGACCGGACGGACAAGGACGCCGCGAACGCCAAGTGGGGCGAGATCGACCGCGACCTGACCAAGGCGAGCCCGATCATCCCGCTGTTCACCCCCAAGCAGGTGGACTTCGTCTCCAGCCGGGTCGGCAACTACCAGTTCCACAAGCAGTTCTTCATGCTCATCTCCCAGCTCTGGGTCAAGTAG
- a CDS encoding ABC transporter permease: MSTVNGAGPIPVVAAPVRPGAGPWRQAATRILRNRSAMAAGAGLLLIVLVCLLAPVYAGSIAHTDPFVSNVSGTTVVGGQEVQVLQQSTEGLGLGVTPIGPTGDPGHYLLGADNQGRDVMARILYGGRNSLLIGVSSALLCCALATVLGVVAGYFGGWIDAVLSRLFDVVWAFPVYLLAICLSVVLLTSGLHLGPVHIDAGSLALPVVIIALIYVPYVARPLRGQVMALRGKEFLHAAVGLGASDLRIMRREVLPNVLPTVVVFLPLMTALNMLTESALSFLSVGVQSPDASWGTIINDGLALLYTRPMITIAAGLSVALTAVALNVFGDGVRDALDPNARLRGGA, from the coding sequence ATGAGCACGGTGAACGGGGCCGGACCCATCCCCGTCGTCGCCGCCCCGGTCCGGCCCGGTGCCGGTCCGTGGCGGCAGGCCGCCACCCGGATCCTGCGCAACCGCTCGGCGATGGCCGCGGGGGCCGGGCTGCTGCTCATCGTGCTCGTCTGCCTGCTGGCCCCGGTCTACGCGGGCTCGATCGCGCACACCGACCCGTTCGTCTCCAACGTCTCCGGCACCACGGTCGTGGGCGGCCAGGAGGTCCAGGTCCTGCAGCAGAGCACCGAGGGTCTCGGCCTCGGCGTCACCCCGATCGGCCCCACCGGCGACCCCGGCCACTACCTGCTCGGCGCCGACAACCAGGGCCGCGACGTCATGGCCAGGATCCTGTACGGCGGGCGCAACAGCCTGCTGATCGGCGTCTCCTCGGCGCTGCTGTGCTGCGCGCTGGCGACGGTCCTCGGCGTGGTCGCCGGATACTTCGGCGGCTGGATCGACGCCGTGCTCTCCCGCCTCTTCGACGTCGTCTGGGCCTTCCCGGTCTACCTGCTGGCCATCTGCCTGTCGGTCGTGCTGCTGACCAGCGGCCTGCACCTGGGACCCGTCCACATCGACGCGGGCAGTCTCGCGCTGCCGGTCGTCATCATCGCGCTCATCTACGTCCCCTATGTGGCCAGGCCGCTGCGGGGCCAGGTGATGGCGCTGCGCGGCAAGGAGTTCCTGCACGCCGCCGTCGGACTGGGCGCGAGCGACCTGCGGATCATGCGCCGTGAGGTCCTGCCGAACGTCCTGCCGACCGTGGTGGTCTTCCTGCCGCTGATGACCGCGCTCAACATGCTCACCGAGTCGGCGCTGTCGTTCCTGTCGGTCGGCGTCCAGTCGCCCGACGCGAGCTGGGGCACGATCATCAACGACGGCCTGGCCCTGCTCTACACCCGGCCGATGATCACGATCGCGGCCGGACTGTCCGTCGCGCTGACCGCGGTCGCGCTCAACGTGTTCGGCGACGGCGTGCGCGACGCGCTCGACCCGAACGCCCGGCTGCGGGGAGGCGCCTGA
- a CDS encoding ABC transporter permease — protein sequence MAGYVLRRLGAAVLVLFAISVLVFLIFFATPGVDPAARIAGKNADPATLAQVRESFGFDRPLPVQYLMMMKHLFVSHDLTSFVNRGTLVIPQIMDAVPVTLSLVVGAAVIWMVLGVAMGTLAGAMRGTLVDPLVMLLGVFGVSLPVYWLGEVVNLITQKELHGSVFSWVPPLGYVPFSQSPGQWALHLLLPWLTLALLYAGIYARLLRGELIQALNEDYVRTARAKGLSERRILIRHALRCSLIPIVSLFGLDFGALVGGAALLTEVVFGLPGVGKLTYQALQNLDLPVIMGTVLYAAFFVVLANAVVDVLYARLDPRVRRA from the coding sequence ATGGCCGGATACGTCCTGCGGCGGCTCGGTGCCGCGGTGCTCGTCCTGTTCGCGATCAGCGTGCTGGTCTTCCTGATCTTCTTCGCCACCCCCGGCGTGGACCCGGCGGCCCGCATCGCGGGCAAGAACGCCGACCCGGCCACGCTGGCGCAGGTACGCGAGTCGTTCGGCTTCGACCGGCCGCTGCCCGTGCAGTACCTGATGATGATGAAGCACCTGTTCGTCAGCCATGACCTGACCTCGTTCGTGAACCGGGGCACGCTGGTGATCCCGCAGATCATGGACGCGGTCCCGGTCACGCTCTCGCTCGTCGTGGGCGCGGCGGTGATCTGGATGGTGCTGGGCGTGGCGATGGGCACTCTCGCCGGGGCCATGCGCGGCACCCTGGTCGACCCGCTGGTCATGCTGCTGGGCGTCTTCGGCGTCTCGCTGCCGGTCTACTGGCTGGGCGAGGTGGTCAACCTGATCACCCAGAAGGAGTTGCACGGGTCGGTCTTCTCGTGGGTGCCGCCGCTCGGCTACGTGCCGTTCTCGCAGAGCCCCGGGCAGTGGGCGCTGCACCTGCTGCTGCCCTGGCTCACCCTGGCCCTGCTGTACGCGGGGATCTACGCCAGGCTGCTGCGCGGCGAGCTGATCCAGGCGCTGAACGAGGACTACGTGCGCACCGCCCGCGCCAAGGGCCTGTCGGAGCGGCGCATTCTGATCAGGCACGCCCTGCGCTGCTCGCTGATCCCGATCGTGTCGCTGTTCGGACTGGACTTCGGCGCCCTCGTCGGCGGCGCGGCGCTGCTGACCGAGGTGGTCTTCGGCCTGCCGGGCGTCGGCAAGCTCACCTATCAGGCGCTGCAGAACCTCGACCTGCCCGTGATCATGGGCACGGTCCTGTACGCCGCCTTCTTCGTCGTGCTGGCCAACGCCGTGGTGGACGTCCTGTACGCCCGGCTCGACCCGAGGGTGCGCCGTGCCTGA
- a CDS encoding ABC transporter ATP-binding protein has translation MPDRSLSEPPVEPLLEVSDLRVRFRSGTGHFTAVDGLSFSVRPGEVLGVVGESGSGKSVSMLGVLRLIRTPNAEISGKVIFRGRDLLALKDREMRAVRGREIAMIFQDPMTALTPVYTVGWQIAEQIRAHERISRKAARDRAVRLLDEVGIPAPGKRVDSYPHEFSGGMRQRVVIAMALSCNPGLLIADEPTTALDVTTQAQILDLMRRLRADHGSAIVMITHDMGVVSEIADEVLVMYGGRAVERGPRGDVFRAPRHPYTWGLLDSVPRVGGPRVRRLPTIPGAPGASGGGGCPFAGRCSHRHAACDEVPPLTGGAGHLDACRLPGEDRERIRRGDRSAPETTPARRTAHAADEER, from the coding sequence GTGCCTGACCGATCCCTTTCCGAACCGCCCGTCGAGCCCCTTCTCGAAGTCAGCGACCTGCGGGTGCGTTTCCGCTCCGGCACGGGCCACTTCACCGCCGTCGACGGCCTGTCGTTCTCGGTACGGCCGGGCGAGGTGCTGGGCGTGGTGGGGGAGTCGGGTTCGGGCAAGAGCGTGTCGATGCTCGGCGTGCTCCGCCTGATCCGCACCCCTAATGCCGAAATTTCCGGGAAAGTAATCTTTCGAGGGCGGGATCTGCTGGCCCTGAAGGACCGGGAGATGCGGGCCGTGCGGGGCCGGGAGATCGCCATGATCTTCCAGGACCCGATGACCGCCCTCACCCCCGTCTACACGGTCGGCTGGCAGATCGCCGAGCAGATCCGCGCCCACGAGAGGATCTCCAGGAAGGCCGCCCGCGACCGCGCGGTCCGGCTGCTCGACGAGGTCGGCATCCCGGCCCCCGGCAAACGGGTCGACTCCTACCCGCACGAGTTCTCCGGCGGCATGCGCCAGCGCGTGGTCATCGCCATGGCGCTCTCGTGCAACCCCGGGCTGCTGATCGCCGACGAGCCCACCACCGCGCTCGACGTCACCACCCAGGCGCAGATCCTGGACCTGATGCGGCGCCTGCGCGCCGACCACGGCTCGGCCATCGTCATGATCACCCACGACATGGGCGTGGTCTCCGAGATCGCGGACGAGGTCCTGGTCATGTACGGCGGGCGCGCGGTCGAGCGCGGCCCCCGCGGGGACGTCTTCCGCGCTCCCCGCCATCCCTACACCTGGGGCCTGCTCGACTCGGTGCCCCGGGTGGGCGGACCGCGCGTCCGGCGGCTGCCCACGATCCCGGGCGCCCCCGGAGCCTCGGGCGGCGGCGGCTGCCCCTTCGCCGGCCGCTGCTCCCACCGGCACGCGGCCTGCGACGAGGTCCCCCCGCTCACCGGCGGCGCCGGTCACCTGGACGCCTGCCGGCTGCCCGGGGAGGACCGGGAGCGGATCCGGCGTGGTGACCGGAGCGCCCCGGAGACGACCCCGGCACGACGGACCGCCCACGCGGCGGATGAGGAGCGGTGA
- a CDS encoding ABC transporter ATP-binding protein — protein sequence MNTADTTMSTLLRATDVVKHFKARGGRGVQAVNGVSLEVRTGETLGVVGESGCGKSTLGRCLVRLTDVTAGRVEFDGQDITALSRRALRPVRKGLQLVFQDPYASLNPRRTAGDAVAEPLRIHGHGDAAAVRRRVGELFDLVGLARTHLDRYPHEFSGGQRQRIGIARAIALSPKLVVADEPVSALDVSVQAQVLNLFADLQDELGLTYVFIAHDLGVVRHVSDRIAVMYLGEIVEVAEAEALYAAPSHPYTHALLSAVPEIDDGSGAPRRERVVLTGDVPSPIDRPTGCSFHPRCPIAQERCRTERPALGRVGGRQVACHFPMSSPIGEMAAKHGRL from the coding sequence GTGAACACAGCGGACACGACGATGAGCACCCTGCTCAGGGCCACCGATGTGGTCAAGCACTTCAAGGCGCGCGGCGGCCGCGGCGTGCAGGCCGTCAACGGGGTCTCGCTGGAGGTCCGGACCGGGGAGACCCTCGGCGTGGTCGGCGAGTCCGGGTGCGGCAAGTCCACGCTCGGCCGCTGCCTGGTCCGGCTGACCGACGTCACCGCCGGCCGGGTGGAGTTCGACGGGCAGGACATCACCGCCCTGTCCCGGCGCGCCCTCCGCCCGGTCCGCAAGGGCCTGCAGCTCGTCTTCCAGGACCCCTACGCCTCGCTCAACCCGCGCCGCACGGCCGGTGACGCGGTCGCCGAGCCGCTCAGGATCCACGGCCACGGCGACGCCGCCGCGGTCAGGAGGCGGGTCGGCGAGCTGTTCGACCTGGTCGGGCTGGCCAGGACCCACCTGGACCGCTACCCGCACGAGTTCTCCGGCGGCCAGCGCCAGCGGATCGGCATCGCCCGGGCCATCGCCCTGTCGCCCAAGCTCGTGGTGGCCGACGAACCGGTCTCGGCGCTCGACGTGTCGGTGCAGGCGCAGGTGCTCAACCTCTTCGCGGACCTGCAGGACGAGCTCGGGCTCACCTACGTCTTCATCGCGCACGACCTGGGCGTGGTGCGGCACGTCTCGGACCGGATCGCGGTGATGTATCTGGGGGAGATCGTCGAGGTGGCCGAGGCCGAGGCGCTGTACGCCGCGCCCTCGCATCCCTACACCCACGCGCTGCTGTCGGCGGTCCCGGAGATCGACGACGGGTCCGGGGCGCCGCGCCGCGAGCGCGTCGTGCTGACCGGTGACGTGCCCAGCCCGATCGACCGGCCCACGGGGTGCTCCTTCCATCCCCGCTGTCCGATCGCCCAGGAGCGCTGCCGTACCGAACGTCCCGCGCTGGGCCGCGTCGGGGGACGTCAGGTGGCCTGTCACTTTCCAATGAGCTCCCCGATTGGAGAGATGGCGGCCAAGCATGGCAGGCTTTAG
- a CDS encoding bifunctional riboflavin kinase/FAD synthetase: MRGWHGLDDVPEDWGRSVITIGVFDGVHRGHQQMVARAVEMADELGLLSVVVTFDPHPEEVVRPGTHPPRLTTARHRTELLAALGVDAVCVLPFTLEFSRMTPDEFVQTVLVDRLHAGGVVVGENFRFGHKASGDVETLQTLGEKYDFVAEAVPLVSNGETISSTLIRERLAAGDMEAVAAALGRPHRVEGVVVRGYQRGRQLGFPTANMESPDFTAIPADGVYAGWLQGISTGNLPAVYGGERWPAAISVGTNPTFEGVPRTVEAYALDRDDLDLYGAHMAVDFGPRLRGNVRFESVEALIDQIRADVDEARRLTS; encoded by the coding sequence GTGCGAGGCTGGCACGGATTGGACGACGTGCCCGAAGACTGGGGCAGGTCCGTCATCACGATCGGCGTCTTCGACGGGGTTCACCGCGGCCACCAGCAGATGGTGGCCCGTGCCGTCGAGATGGCCGACGAGCTCGGGCTGCTCTCGGTCGTGGTGACCTTCGACCCGCATCCGGAGGAGGTGGTGCGGCCCGGCACGCACCCGCCCCGGCTGACGACGGCCCGGCACCGCACCGAGCTGCTCGCCGCGCTCGGCGTGGACGCGGTGTGCGTGCTGCCGTTCACGCTGGAGTTCTCCCGGATGACCCCGGACGAGTTCGTGCAGACCGTGCTGGTCGACCGGCTCCACGCGGGCGGGGTCGTGGTGGGCGAGAACTTCCGCTTCGGGCACAAGGCGTCCGGTGACGTCGAGACGTTGCAGACCCTCGGCGAGAAATACGACTTCGTGGCGGAGGCGGTCCCGCTGGTGAGCAACGGGGAGACCATCTCCTCCACCCTCATCCGCGAGCGGCTCGCCGCCGGGGACATGGAGGCCGTCGCCGCGGCGCTGGGCCGCCCGCACCGGGTCGAGGGCGTGGTCGTCCGCGGTTACCAGCGCGGCCGCCAGCTGGGCTTCCCGACGGCCAACATGGAGTCCCCCGACTTCACCGCGATCCCCGCCGACGGCGTCTACGCCGGCTGGCTGCAGGGCATCTCGACGGGCAACCTGCCGGCCGTCTACGGCGGCGAGCGCTGGCCCGCGGCCATCTCGGTGGGCACCAACCCCACCTTCGAGGGGGTGCCGCGCACCGTCGAGGCCTACGCGCTCGACCGTGACGACCTCGACCTCTACGGCGCCCACATGGCCGTGGACTTCGGGCCCCGGCTCCGCGGCAACGTCAGGTTCGAATCGGTCGAGGCGCTCATCGACCAGATACGCGCCGACGTCGACGAGGCCCGCCGCCTCACCTCCTGA
- a CDS encoding TetR/AcrR family transcriptional regulator, with protein sequence MARRRLERPREQMLEAAMEAITEHGLAELTMAALARRLGTSGGHVLYYFGSKDQVLLETLRWSEDRHTRSRATLLAAGGSALERLDDYVSIYLPEGAGDPRWLLWVDVWSRTPAVPALREGQVEIDLGWHRDLVALLEQGAHGGEFAGVDLESFSVRFRAMLDGFSTQIVIGVPGVSREGAAAHALAYARQVLGAAPAPTG encoded by the coding sequence ATGGCACGACGGCGGCTGGAACGTCCACGCGAGCAGATGCTCGAAGCGGCGATGGAGGCGATCACCGAACACGGGCTGGCCGAGCTGACGATGGCGGCGCTGGCCCGGCGGCTGGGCACCAGCGGCGGCCACGTCCTCTACTACTTCGGCAGCAAGGACCAGGTCCTGCTGGAGACCCTGCGCTGGAGCGAGGACAGGCACACGAGGTCCAGGGCGACGCTGCTCGCCGCGGGAGGCAGCGCGCTGGAGCGGCTCGACGACTACGTGTCGATCTACCTGCCGGAGGGGGCGGGCGACCCGCGCTGGCTGCTCTGGGTGGATGTCTGGAGCCGCACCCCGGCGGTGCCCGCGCTGCGCGAGGGCCAGGTGGAGATCGACCTGGGCTGGCACCGCGACCTGGTCGCGCTGCTGGAGCAGGGCGCGCACGGGGGCGAGTTCGCCGGCGTCGACCTGGAGTCCTTCTCGGTACGGTTCCGCGCCATGCTGGACGGCTTCAGCACCCAGATCGTGATCGGCGTGCCCGGGGTGAGCCGGGAGGGCGCCGCCGCCCACGCCCTGGCCTACGCCCGGCAGGTGCTCGGAGCCGCCCCCGCGCCCACCGGCTGA
- a CDS encoding APC family permease, protein MLKQQAAPSLPRVLGLFGAVMLTLSCITPTSSLFIIVPEVLAGQGSGAVIALVAGLVVSVGIAFCYAELGTLAPSSGGEYAMVTTLLGRFAGWLTFGLSAVLLIIIPPIIALGTADYLSDLFAVDRSLAGAVVMLLATLFAVLDVRSNAFITGVFLAIEVVAAMVVAGLGFAHAQRDVSVLVSPVVPDGQGGLSAFSLAILMAGLTVTMFSFNGFGSAVYLTEEIKQPRRNVPRTVFWALGLAGVVIIVPTAAAVLGVGSLGDLVDGTFPDYVRAWAGPGFAVFINLGIAIAILNAVLVMALQNGRVIFASGRDRAWPEPVNRALTRLHPRWGSPWVSTLAIGLPGALMAALFDIEGLLGVTSVVLTVVSLLIAVAALRARSAGHREVAAWRMPLWPAIPVAVVAALAYALAEQSWVDLAIAGVIVALFTAYYLLYLRPRPLTRWVVTTTED, encoded by the coding sequence GTGCTCAAGCAACAAGCGGCACCCTCCCTGCCCCGGGTGCTAGGCCTCTTCGGCGCGGTCATGCTGACCCTGTCGTGCATCACGCCCACCTCGTCGCTGTTCATCATCGTCCCCGAGGTTCTCGCAGGTCAGGGAAGCGGAGCGGTCATCGCGCTCGTCGCCGGCCTGGTGGTCTCGGTCGGCATCGCCTTCTGCTACGCCGAGTTGGGCACGCTCGCGCCGAGCTCCGGCGGCGAGTACGCCATGGTCACCACGCTTCTGGGACGTTTCGCCGGCTGGCTCACCTTCGGTCTGTCGGCCGTCCTGCTGATCATCATTCCGCCGATCATCGCGCTGGGGACCGCCGACTACCTCTCCGACCTGTTCGCCGTGGACCGCTCGCTGGCCGGCGCGGTCGTCATGCTGCTGGCCACCCTGTTCGCGGTGCTCGACGTGCGCTCCAACGCCTTCATCACCGGCGTCTTCCTGGCCATCGAGGTGGTCGCCGCCATGGTGGTCGCCGGGCTCGGCTTCGCCCACGCCCAGCGTGACGTGTCGGTGCTCGTCTCCCCGGTGGTGCCGGACGGCCAGGGCGGCCTGTCGGCGTTCTCCCTGGCGATCCTGATGGCCGGGCTCACCGTCACGATGTTCTCCTTCAACGGCTTCGGGTCCGCCGTCTACCTCACCGAGGAGATCAAGCAGCCGCGCCGGAACGTGCCGCGCACGGTCTTCTGGGCGCTCGGCCTGGCCGGGGTCGTCATCATCGTGCCCACGGCGGCCGCCGTGCTCGGCGTCGGCTCGCTCGGCGACCTGGTCGACGGCACCTTCCCCGACTACGTGCGGGCCTGGGCCGGCCCCGGCTTCGCGGTCTTCATCAACCTGGGCATCGCCATCGCCATCCTGAACGCGGTGCTGGTCATGGCCCTGCAGAACGGCCGGGTCATCTTCGCCTCCGGCCGCGACCGGGCCTGGCCCGAGCCGGTCAACCGGGCCCTGACCAGGCTCCACCCCCGATGGGGATCCCCCTGGGTGAGCACCCTGGCCATCGGCCTGCCCGGCGCGCTCATGGCCGCGCTGTTCGACATCGAGGGGCTGCTCGGGGTGACGTCGGTCGTCCTGACGGTCGTCTCCCTGCTGATCGCGGTGGCGGCGCTGCGCGCCCGGTCGGCCGGGCACCGCGAGGTCGCCGCGTGGCGGATGCCGCTGTGGCCGGCGATCCCGGTCGCGGTGGTCGCCGCCCTGGCCTACGCCCTGGCCGAGCAGTCGTGGGTCGACCTGGCCATCGCGGGTGTCATCGTGGCGCTCTTCACCGCCTACTACCTGCTCTACCTGCGCCCCCGCCCGCTGACCCGCTGGGTCGTGACGACCACCGAGGACTGA